CGGAACCGCTCCGCCGTCAGCGGGTCGTCGAGGGCGGTGAAGAGCCGCGCCGCGATGTCCAGCGCCCCTTTGTAGTGGATGGTGCTGAGGGTGCAGTTCTCGCCGTGTGCGTCCGGCACGCCGCTCTTCTCATAGGTCCAGTCGTAGAAGTTCCAGTAGGGCAGGTTCGCCGCGAACCCCTGGTCCGTCAGGTGGCGCTCGTAGAATCGCAGCACCGACGCCACGGTGTGCGCGCACTCGCGCACCAGCGACAGGTCGCCCGTGTGGAGGTAATAGTCGTCCAGCATCTGGATCCAGCAGAGGGAGTAGCCGGGGATCACCTGGAAGACGTGGTTGGGGTAGCGCGACTGCGTCAGGCCCTCGGGCAGCGAGGAGGCCTGAAGCTGCCTTATTGCGTTCGCCAGCAGCCGCGTGTCCCCGGACGCATAGAGCGTGATGAGCCCCTGGATGCGCGTGTCGCCGCCGTACTGGAGCCGCTCGTAGTAGGGGCAGTCCTGGAACGTGTCAAAGGCGCAGAGCCGCTGGGTGTTCCATCCGGTGCGCCAGATCTGGTTGAGCGTCTCGTCGGAGCAGGTGAAGCGCCCGCGCTCGGCAAAGGGATAGCCCGTCCAGCGGCGGGTCAGCCCGTGGACCGTGGCGTCCCCGCCGCGCACCGCCACCCGCACGAAGCGGAAGGTGCGGTGCAGGAAGGGCTCGTACTGCTGGCGGCCGTCGCGCAGGATGCACACGTCCGCGGAGCCCTCGATCCGGCGCTCCTCCAGCCGGTCTCGTCGGCCCTTCGCGCCGTCCAGTTCCGGCGCCTCGGCGTACATGACCTCCACCACCGTCCCCGCCGCGCCCTCGATGTCCAGCGAAACATAGCCGTTCACCAGCTCCCCGGCGTCCAGCACGAGATACCGGATGCCCCCGCCGCCGGGGGACACCCAGGGCAGGGACGGCGCTTCCGCGTCCGGAACGACCTCAAAGGGGAAGGGCGGCTCCTTCGCATTCCCCTTCACCACACCCGACTGCACCGGGACGCAGGCCGCGTCGGCGCGCACCTCCGGCGCGGGGATGCGCCGGGGGTACAGCTTCCAAGGGCTGGACGTGTCGGTCTGCTCGCCCCACTTCTCCGCGTCGCCGATCACCTTGGCGAGGGGCCATGCGCCGTCGTCAAACGAGGGAGCCGCGATTCCTTCGGGGATTTCCCGCGCGTCCACGCGCTCGTACCAGTAGGCCGCCCCGCCCGCGCGGCAGTTCTTCTTCCCCGCCGTGGTGTGGCCCGGACTGACCCACGCGCGCCACGTCCCGTCCGATTTCAGCGCCGGACTGTCGAACAGGAACCCCGGCTTCGCGCTGCACTGGAAATAGGGGATGCGGTTGGTCTCCAGGCCCCAGTACATGACCTCCGCCGCGGCAACGTTCTCCCCGGGTGTCACAAAGCCCGACAGGTCGAGGGTGTCATACACCTGGTGCAGCGGGTCGAAATGCGCCGGTCCCCGCGCCGCCTCCCGCCCGTTCACCCACAGGATGTACTGGCTGTCCGCCGACACCCGCACCCGGGCGAAGTCCGCAGGATCCTTCACCTCAAAGGGTTTCCGCACAAAGAACGCCTCCCCCGCCGCGTCGGAATGCAGCCCCGGCCCCGGTCCGATCCACGACGCCGAAAAGTCCGCCGGCGTTTCCTCCATGGAATAGGGCGCCCACGCGTTCCGCGCCGTCCCGTCCTCCGCAAACCCGCCCATGGCCAGTCCTCCGCACAGCAGCGCCAGCAGGCACGCGTCCGCGTTCCGTTTCGTCACCTTTCCAAACACATCAGGGTCCTCCCGGGGTTCCGCCGGGGCGCGCGGCCGCGCCCTCCCGTTATGTCACCACGCCGCCCAACCGGCATGGCAGGAAAGACCAGTATAATGCAGGCGCCCCGTCTTCTTCCCAAGTTCCCCACGCGTGGCATCCCCGCGCCAAGGAATGGACGTCGCGCAGGTGGTGCATGGGGTGGACAATGGGCGCGCCTGGGAGGGTGTGAACGTCCTTTCGCCTGCGCGCGCCTCTTCCGGTCCGGGCCCCCGCACTCTCTCATTTGCGGGGAGATTCCCCTGGATTGCGTCTGCTGGCACGCGTCTGGCGCTTATGACGCCGGCGAAAGCCCCTATCTGTCCTTCTGCCCGTCCAGTTGCGCCTGGCGCTGCCCCACAATGGCGATAAGGAAGCCGCGCGCCTCCTCCGACCCCAGGACAAAGGGGTCGAAGCGGCCGGAACACCCCGCCTGGGCCATCATTTCCGGAGTCAGGTCGTTCAGGCGCAAAAAGGCCATCGCCCAGCTACCGAACAGGCGCCGGTCCGTGTCGTGGTATTCCAGCAGGGTCACCCGGGTGTGCCGGTCA
This portion of the Candidatus Hydrogenedentota bacterium genome encodes:
- a CDS encoding family 78 glycoside hydrolase catalytic domain, which produces MTKRNADACLLALLCGGLAMGGFAEDGTARNAWAPYSMEETPADFSASWIGPGPGLHSDAAGEAFFVRKPFEVKDPADFARVRVSADSQYILWVNGREAARGPAHFDPLHQVYDTLDLSGFVTPGENVAAAEVMYWGLETNRIPYFQCSAKPGFLFDSPALKSDGTWRAWVSPGHTTAGKKNCRAGGAAYWYERVDAREIPEGIAAPSFDDGAWPLAKVIGDAEKWGEQTDTSSPWKLYPRRIPAPEVRADAACVPVQSGVVKGNAKEPPFPFEVVPDAEAPSLPWVSPGGGGIRYLVLDAGELVNGYVSLDIEGAAGTVVEVMYAEAPELDGAKGRRDRLEERRIEGSADVCILRDGRQQYEPFLHRTFRFVRVAVRGGDATVHGLTRRWTGYPFAERGRFTCSDETLNQIWRTGWNTQRLCAFDTFQDCPYYERLQYGGDTRIQGLITLYASGDTRLLANAIRQLQASSLPEGLTQSRYPNHVFQVIPGYSLCWIQMLDDYYLHTGDLSLVRECAHTVASVLRFYERHLTDQGFAANLPYWNFYDWTYEKSGVPDAHGENCTLSTIHYKGALDIAARLFTALDDPLTAERFRKQAEAVAAAVNEKAWDEAAGLYRDGIATRSFSQHVNTFAVLFGVADDARRERIAEKLFDDPSLRGTTFYFAHYLHEAAERLDMQEKIIADMARWKGMLDLGATTWWETPDAPRSECHAWSATPTYRFMEMILGVRPLAPGFARVRIQPWTGDLEHAEGTVPTPLGDITVRWRKAPAFELEVTLPEGVTGEVVLPDGRIFEAQAGSAAFR
- a CDS encoding BLUF domain-containing protein; amino-acid sequence: MSLARLIYVSRMTEECDMESLQRILTVSRRNNLAKGITGVLFYDPKFFLQCLEGPVEVVNELYANILRDDRHTRVTLLEYHDTDRRLFGSWAMAFLRLNDLTPEMMAQAGCSGRFDPFVLGSEEARGFLIAIVGQRQAQLDGQKDR